The following are encoded in a window of Stigmatella erecta genomic DNA:
- a CDS encoding cytochrome P450 — translation MSFEPVKREARPAAAFNPYTPEFDVNPYPMLEKLRAQQAPPYWEEGRGWLLSRYEDVIAVLRDTQRFTANRAVWEFDAELGIAAQVPELKELNQYGLFALASADHARVRKLISPALTPRAIERLRPGIQAIVDEVLDAAAAKGASVNVVADIADLIPARVIGSMLKIPKGKEALFQRFTEAMIQNFLPGLVSAEALEAMRPDIREGLGLVRETVEDRRRHPLEEDILTTLIRTEAQGDRLNGQELLSLVAALIVGGFETTVHLISFTVYNLLQRPEVFAQVKAEPELVRNVVEEVLRFDNFGKMGLARYALEDVPLGGVTLKKGQMVLLMLGSALRDGDTFAHADVFDVRRNTNASIAFGHGVHYCVGASLARLEVQLAVSTLIRRFPHMELLGQPVFGPHPVLRKMDSLAVRLRP, via the coding sequence ATGTCATTTGAACCGGTGAAGCGCGAGGCGCGGCCTGCCGCGGCGTTCAATCCCTACACGCCGGAGTTCGACGTGAACCCCTACCCCATGCTGGAGAAGCTCCGGGCCCAGCAGGCGCCGCCGTACTGGGAAGAGGGCAGGGGCTGGCTGCTCAGCCGGTACGAGGACGTCATCGCCGTGCTGAGGGACACGCAGCGCTTCACGGCCAACCGGGCCGTGTGGGAGTTCGACGCGGAGCTGGGCATCGCGGCCCAGGTTCCCGAGCTCAAGGAGCTGAACCAGTACGGCTTGTTCGCGCTCGCCAGCGCGGATCACGCCCGGGTGCGCAAGCTCATCAGCCCCGCCCTCACGCCCCGGGCCATCGAGCGGCTGCGGCCTGGGATTCAGGCCATCGTGGACGAGGTGCTCGATGCCGCGGCGGCCAAGGGCGCCTCCGTCAACGTGGTGGCGGACATCGCGGACCTGATTCCGGCCCGGGTCATTGGCTCGATGCTGAAGATTCCCAAGGGGAAGGAGGCGCTGTTCCAGCGCTTCACCGAGGCGATGATCCAGAACTTCCTGCCAGGCCTCGTCTCCGCCGAGGCGCTGGAGGCGATGCGCCCCGACATCCGCGAGGGGCTTGGCCTGGTGCGCGAGACGGTCGAGGACCGGCGCCGCCACCCGCTGGAAGAGGACATCCTCACCACGCTCATCCGGACCGAGGCGCAGGGGGACCGGCTCAACGGGCAGGAGCTGCTCTCCCTGGTGGCGGCGCTCATCGTGGGCGGCTTCGAGACCACCGTCCATTTGATCAGCTTCACCGTGTACAACCTCCTGCAGCGGCCCGAGGTGTTCGCCCAGGTGAAGGCCGAGCCCGAGCTCGTCCGGAACGTGGTCGAGGAGGTGCTCCGCTTCGACAACTTCGGGAAGATGGGGCTGGCCCGCTACGCCCTGGAAGACGTGCCGCTGGGCGGGGTTACCCTCAAGAAGGGGCAGATGGTCCTGCTCATGCTGGGCAGCGCGCTGCGGGATGGGGACACGTTCGCCCACGCGGACGTCTTCGATGTGCGCCGGAACACGAACGCCAGCATCGCCTTCGGCCATGGGGTGCACTACTGCGTCGGGGCGAGCCTGGCGCGGCTCGAGGTGCAGCTCGCCGTGAGCACCTTGATCCGCAGGTTTCCGCACATGGAGCTCCTGGGGCAGCCCGTGTTCGGGCCACACCCGGTGCTTCGCAAGATGGACTCCCTCGCGGTCCGGCTGCGTCCCTGA
- a CDS encoding ferredoxin, producing the protein MKIVLDENRCEANGVCVRAAPEAFFLDAQDSLHLRSEQVTPRQRVRVERAVRECPRQALSLVEAANVI; encoded by the coding sequence ATGAAGATCGTGCTGGATGAGAATCGTTGCGAGGCCAACGGGGTCTGCGTTCGCGCGGCGCCGGAGGCCTTCTTCCTGGATGCGCAGGACTCCTTGCACCTGCGCTCGGAGCAGGTGACGCCCAGGCAGCGCGTCCGGGTGGAGCGGGCCGTGCGGGAGTGCCCGCGCCAGGCGCTCTCGCTCGTGGAGGCCGCGAATGTCATTTGA